A genome region from Macaca nemestrina isolate mMacNem1 chromosome 15, mMacNem.hap1, whole genome shotgun sequence includes the following:
- the LOC105464400 gene encoding small G protein signaling modulator 3 isoform X7: protein MSGSHTPSACGPFSALTPSIWPQEILAKYTQKEESAEQPDFYYDEFGFRVYKEEGGEPGSSLLASSPLLEDAPQRLRWQAHLEFTHNHDVGDLTWDKIAVSLPRSEKLRSLVLAGIPHGMRPQLWMRLSGALQKKRNSELSYREIVKNSSNDETLAAKQIEKDLLRTMPSNACFASMGSIGVPRLRRVLRALAWLYPEIGYCQGTGMVAACLLLFLEEEDTFWMMCAIIEDLLPASYFSTTLLGVQTDQRVLRHLIVQYLPRLDKLLQEHDIELSLITLHWFLTAFASVVDIKLLLRIWDLFFYEGSRVLFQLTLGMLHLKEEELIQSENSASIFNTLSDIPSQMEDAELLLGVAMRLAGSLTDVAVETQRRKHLAYLIADQGQLLGTGTLTNLSQVVRRRTQRRKSTITALLFGEDDLEALKAKNIKQTELVADLREAILRVARHFQCADPKNCSVELTPDYSMESHQRDHENYVACSRGHRRRAKALLDFERHDDDELGFRKNDIITIVSQKDEHCWVGELNGLRGWFPAKFVEVLDERSKEYSIAGDDSVTEGVTDLVRGTLCPALKALFEHGLKKPSLLGGACHPWLFIEEAAGREVERDFASVYSRLVLCKTFRLDEDGKVLTPEELLYRAVQSVNVSHDAVHAQMDVKLRSLICVGLNEQVLHLWLEVLCSSLPTVEKWYQPWSFLRSPGWVQIKCELRVLCCFAFSLSQDWELPAKREAQQPLKEGVRDMLVKHHLFSWDVDG, encoded by the exons AAGGTGGTGAGCCTGGCTCTAGTCTGCTGGCGAGCTCCCCGCTGCTGGAGGATGCTCCACAGAGGCTGCGGTGGCAGGCCCACCTGGAGTTCACCCATAACCACGATGTGGGGGATCTCACCTGGGACAAGATTGCAGTCTCTCTGCCCCGCTCTGAGAAGCTCCGTTCCCTGGTGCTGGCCGGCATCCCACATGGCATGAGGCCACAG CTATGGATGCGGCTCTCTGGGGCCCTGCAGAAGAAGAGGAACTCCGAGCTGTCCTACCGCGAGATTGTGAAGAACAGCTCCAATGATGAGACCCTTGCTGCCAAGCAG ATTGAGAAGGACCTGCTGCGCACCATGCCCAGCAACGCCTGCTTCGCCAGCATGGGCAGCATCGGGGTGCCCCGCCTGCGCAGGGTGCTCCGGGCCCTGGCCTGGCTCTACCCAGAGATCGGCTACTGCCAGGGCACTGGTATG GTGGCTGCCTGCCTCCTGCtgttcctggaggaggaggacacCTTCTGGATGATGTGCGCCATCATCGAGGACCTGCTCCCCGCCTCCTACTTCAGCACCACCCTGCTGGGCGTCCAGACTGACCAGCGGGTCCTGCGCCACCTCATTGTCCAGTACCTGCCTCGCCTGGACAAGCTGCTCCAGGAGCATGACATCG AGCTGTCCCTGATCACACTGCACTGGTTCCTCACGGCCTTCGCCAGCGTGGTGGACATCAAGCTGCTTCTGCGCATCTGGGACCTGTTTTTCTATGAGGGCTCCCGGGTGCTGTTCCAGCTCACGCTGGGCATGCTGCACCTCAAG GAAGAAGAGCTGATCCAGTCAGAGAACTCAGCCTCCATCTTCAACACGCTATCGGATATCCCGTCGCAGATGGAGGACGCAGAGCTGCTTCTGGGGGTGGCCATGCGGCTGGCCGGCTCCCTCACCGACGTGGCTGTGGAGACTCAGCGCCGCAAGCACCTGGCCTATCTCATTGCAGACCAGGGTCAGCTCCTGGGGACCGGCACCCTCACCAACCTCTCTCAG GTTGTTCGCCGCAGGACCCAGCGGAGGAAGTCCACCATCACTGCTCTGCTCTTCG GGGAGGATGACCTGGAGGCACTCAAGGCCAAGAACATCAAGCAGACGGAACTGGTGGCTGACCTCCGGGAAGCCATCCTGCGCGTGGCGCGTCACTTCCAGTGCGCAGACCCCAAAAACTGCAGCGTG GAGCTGACTCCAGACTATAGCATGGAGAGCCACCAGCGGGACCACGAGAACTACGTGGCATGTTCACGCGGCCACCGGCGCCGAGCCAAGGCCCTGCTGGACTTCGAGCGGCACGACGACGACGAGCTGGGCTTCCGCAAGAACGACATCATCACA ATCGTGTCTCAGAAGGACGAGCACTGCTGGGTGGGGGAGCTCAACGGCCTTCGAG GCTGGTTTCCAGCCAAGTTTGTGGAAGTCCTGGATGAGCGCAGCAAAGAG TATTCCATCGCGGGGGACGACTCAGTGACGGAGGGGGTCACAGACCTCGTGCGAGGGACCCTCTGCCCGGCCCTTAAGGCCCTGTTCGAACATGGACTGAAGAAGCCATCCCTGCTTGGGGGCGCCTGCCACCCCTGGCTGTTTATAGAGGAG GCTGCAGGCCGGGAGGTCGAGAGAGATTTTGCCTCCGTGTATTCCCGCCTGGTGCTCTGTAAGACCTTCAG GTTGGACGAAGATGGCAAGGTCCTGACCCCGGAGGAGCTGCTCTACCGG GCTGTGCAGTCTGTGAACGTGAGCCACGATGCAGTGCACGCACAAATGGATGTGAAGCTCCGCTCACTGATCTGCGTGGGGCTCAA TGAGCAGGTGCTGCACCTGTGGCTGGAGGTGCTCTGCTCCAGCCTGCCCACCGTGGAGAAGTGGTACCAGCCCTGGTCCTTCCTGCGCAGCCCGGGCTGGGTCCAGATCAAGTGTGAGCTCCG AGTCCTCTGCTGCTTTGCCTTCAGCCTCTCCCAGGACTGGGAACTCCCTGCGAAGAGAGAG GCGCAGCAGCCCCTGAAGGAGGGCGTCCGGGACATGCTGGTGAAGCACCATCTCTTCAGCTGGGATGTGGATGGGTGa
- the LOC105464400 gene encoding small G protein signaling modulator 3 isoform X2 has product MSGSHTPSACGPFSALTPSIWPQEILAKYTQKEESAEQPDFYYDEFGFRVYKEEGGEPGSSLLASSPLLEDAPQRLRWQAHLEFTHNHDVGDLTWDKIAVSLPRSEKLRSLVLAGIPHGMRPQLWMRLSGALQKKRNSELSYREIVKNSSNDETLAAKQGVTRSCCCGCQWLPDRLRRTCCAPCPATPASPAWAASGCPACAGCSGPWPGSTQRSATARALVAACLLLFLEEEDTFWMMCAIIEDLLPASYFSTTLLGVQTDQRVLRHLIVQYLPRLDKLLQEHDIELSLITLHWFLTAFASVVDIKLLLRIWDLFFYEGSRVLFQLTLGMLHLKEEELIQSENSASIFNTLSDIPSQMEDAELLLGVAMRLAGSLTDVAVETQRRKHLAYLIADQGQLLGTGTLTNLSQVVRRRTQRRKSTITALLFGEDDLEALKAKNIKQTELVADLREAILRVARHFQCADPKNCSVELTPDYSMESHQRDHENYVACSRGHRRRAKALLDFERHDDDELGFRKNDIITIVSQKDEHCWVGELNGLRGWFPAKFVEVLDERSKEYSIAGDDSVTEGVTDLVRGTLCPALKALFEHGLKKPSLLGGACHPWLFIEEAAGREVERDFASVYSRLVLCKTFRLDEDGKVLTPEELLYRAVQSVNVSHDAVHAQMDVKLRSLICVGLNEQVLHLWLEVLCSSLPTVEKWYQPWSFLRSPGWVQIKCELRVLCCFAFSLSQDWELPAKREVGGVGLVRPVLMELPKPFTGWLRWGHRVLVSVVRNHPSHAQGL; this is encoded by the exons AAGGTGGTGAGCCTGGCTCTAGTCTGCTGGCGAGCTCCCCGCTGCTGGAGGATGCTCCACAGAGGCTGCGGTGGCAGGCCCACCTGGAGTTCACCCATAACCACGATGTGGGGGATCTCACCTGGGACAAGATTGCAGTCTCTCTGCCCCGCTCTGAGAAGCTCCGTTCCCTGGTGCTGGCCGGCATCCCACATGGCATGAGGCCACAG CTATGGATGCGGCTCTCTGGGGCCCTGCAGAAGAAGAGGAACTCCGAGCTGTCCTACCGCGAGATTGTGAAGAACAGCTCCAATGATGAGACCCTTGCTGCCAAGCAG GGTGTCACAAGGTCTTGTTGTTGTGGGTGCCAATGGCTGCCGGACAGATTGAGAAGGACCTGCTGCGCACCATGCCCAGCAACGCCTGCTTCGCCAGCATGGGCAGCATCGGGGTGCCCCGCCTGCGCAGGGTGCTCCGGGCCCTGGCCTGGCTCTACCCAGAGATCGGCTACTGCCAGGGCACTG GTGGCTGCCTGCCTCCTGCtgttcctggaggaggaggacacCTTCTGGATGATGTGCGCCATCATCGAGGACCTGCTCCCCGCCTCCTACTTCAGCACCACCCTGCTGGGCGTCCAGACTGACCAGCGGGTCCTGCGCCACCTCATTGTCCAGTACCTGCCTCGCCTGGACAAGCTGCTCCAGGAGCATGACATCG AGCTGTCCCTGATCACACTGCACTGGTTCCTCACGGCCTTCGCCAGCGTGGTGGACATCAAGCTGCTTCTGCGCATCTGGGACCTGTTTTTCTATGAGGGCTCCCGGGTGCTGTTCCAGCTCACGCTGGGCATGCTGCACCTCAAG GAAGAAGAGCTGATCCAGTCAGAGAACTCAGCCTCCATCTTCAACACGCTATCGGATATCCCGTCGCAGATGGAGGACGCAGAGCTGCTTCTGGGGGTGGCCATGCGGCTGGCCGGCTCCCTCACCGACGTGGCTGTGGAGACTCAGCGCCGCAAGCACCTGGCCTATCTCATTGCAGACCAGGGTCAGCTCCTGGGGACCGGCACCCTCACCAACCTCTCTCAG GTTGTTCGCCGCAGGACCCAGCGGAGGAAGTCCACCATCACTGCTCTGCTCTTCG GGGAGGATGACCTGGAGGCACTCAAGGCCAAGAACATCAAGCAGACGGAACTGGTGGCTGACCTCCGGGAAGCCATCCTGCGCGTGGCGCGTCACTTCCAGTGCGCAGACCCCAAAAACTGCAGCGTG GAGCTGACTCCAGACTATAGCATGGAGAGCCACCAGCGGGACCACGAGAACTACGTGGCATGTTCACGCGGCCACCGGCGCCGAGCCAAGGCCCTGCTGGACTTCGAGCGGCACGACGACGACGAGCTGGGCTTCCGCAAGAACGACATCATCACA ATCGTGTCTCAGAAGGACGAGCACTGCTGGGTGGGGGAGCTCAACGGCCTTCGAG GCTGGTTTCCAGCCAAGTTTGTGGAAGTCCTGGATGAGCGCAGCAAAGAG TATTCCATCGCGGGGGACGACTCAGTGACGGAGGGGGTCACAGACCTCGTGCGAGGGACCCTCTGCCCGGCCCTTAAGGCCCTGTTCGAACATGGACTGAAGAAGCCATCCCTGCTTGGGGGCGCCTGCCACCCCTGGCTGTTTATAGAGGAG GCTGCAGGCCGGGAGGTCGAGAGAGATTTTGCCTCCGTGTATTCCCGCCTGGTGCTCTGTAAGACCTTCAG GTTGGACGAAGATGGCAAGGTCCTGACCCCGGAGGAGCTGCTCTACCGG GCTGTGCAGTCTGTGAACGTGAGCCACGATGCAGTGCACGCACAAATGGATGTGAAGCTCCGCTCACTGATCTGCGTGGGGCTCAA TGAGCAGGTGCTGCACCTGTGGCTGGAGGTGCTCTGCTCCAGCCTGCCCACCGTGGAGAAGTGGTACCAGCCCTGGTCCTTCCTGCGCAGCCCGGGCTGGGTCCAGATCAAGTGTGAGCTCCG AGTCCTCTGCTGCTTTGCCTTCAGCCTCTCCCAGGACTGGGAACTCCCTGCGAAGAGAGAGGTGGGTGGTGTGGGCCTTGTAAGGCCTGTGCTGATGGAGCTGCCCAAACCGTTCAcagggtggctgaggtggggacacagagtgcTGGTGTCAGTGGTTAGGAACCACCCCAGCCACGCCCAAGGCCTGTGA
- the LOC105464400 gene encoding small G protein signaling modulator 3 isoform X4 codes for MSGSHTPSACGPFSALTPSIWPQEILAKYTQKEESAEQPDFYYDEFGFRVYKEEGGEPGSSLLASSPLLEDAPQRLRWQAHLEFTHNHDVGDLTWDKIAVSLPRSEKLRSLVLAGIPHGMRPQLWMRLSGALQKKRNSELSYREIVKNSSNDETLAAKQGVTRSCCCGCQWLPDRLRRTCCAPCPATPASPAWAASGCPACAGCSGPWPGSTQRSATARALVAACLLLFLEEEDTFWMMCAIIEDLLPASYFSTTLLGVQTDQRVLRHLIVQYLPRLDKLLQEHDIELSLITLHWFLTAFASVVDIKLLLRIWDLFFYEGSRVLFQLTLGMLHLKEEELIQSENSASIFNTLSDIPSQMEDAELLLGVAMRLAGSLTDVAVETQRRKHLAYLIADQGQLLGTGTLTNLSQVVRRRTQRRKSTITALLFGEDDLEALKAKNIKQTELVADLREAILRVARHFQCADPKNCSVELTPDYSMESHQRDHENYVACSRGHRRRAKALLDFERHDDDELGFRKNDIITVRGGAGLQIVSQKDEHCWVGELNGLRGWFPAKFVEVLDERSKEYSIAGDDSVTEGVTDLVRGTLCPALKALFEHGLKKPSLLGGACHPWLFIEEAAGREVERDFASVYSRLVLCKTFRLDEDGKVLTPEELLYRAVQSVNVSHDAVHAQMDVKLRSLICVGLNEQVLHLWLEVLCSSLPTVEKWYQPWSFLRSPGWVQIKCELRVLCCFAFSLSQDWELPAKREAQQPLKEGVRDMLVKHHLFSWDVDG; via the exons AAGGTGGTGAGCCTGGCTCTAGTCTGCTGGCGAGCTCCCCGCTGCTGGAGGATGCTCCACAGAGGCTGCGGTGGCAGGCCCACCTGGAGTTCACCCATAACCACGATGTGGGGGATCTCACCTGGGACAAGATTGCAGTCTCTCTGCCCCGCTCTGAGAAGCTCCGTTCCCTGGTGCTGGCCGGCATCCCACATGGCATGAGGCCACAG CTATGGATGCGGCTCTCTGGGGCCCTGCAGAAGAAGAGGAACTCCGAGCTGTCCTACCGCGAGATTGTGAAGAACAGCTCCAATGATGAGACCCTTGCTGCCAAGCAG GGTGTCACAAGGTCTTGTTGTTGTGGGTGCCAATGGCTGCCGGACAGATTGAGAAGGACCTGCTGCGCACCATGCCCAGCAACGCCTGCTTCGCCAGCATGGGCAGCATCGGGGTGCCCCGCCTGCGCAGGGTGCTCCGGGCCCTGGCCTGGCTCTACCCAGAGATCGGCTACTGCCAGGGCACTG GTGGCTGCCTGCCTCCTGCtgttcctggaggaggaggacacCTTCTGGATGATGTGCGCCATCATCGAGGACCTGCTCCCCGCCTCCTACTTCAGCACCACCCTGCTGGGCGTCCAGACTGACCAGCGGGTCCTGCGCCACCTCATTGTCCAGTACCTGCCTCGCCTGGACAAGCTGCTCCAGGAGCATGACATCG AGCTGTCCCTGATCACACTGCACTGGTTCCTCACGGCCTTCGCCAGCGTGGTGGACATCAAGCTGCTTCTGCGCATCTGGGACCTGTTTTTCTATGAGGGCTCCCGGGTGCTGTTCCAGCTCACGCTGGGCATGCTGCACCTCAAG GAAGAAGAGCTGATCCAGTCAGAGAACTCAGCCTCCATCTTCAACACGCTATCGGATATCCCGTCGCAGATGGAGGACGCAGAGCTGCTTCTGGGGGTGGCCATGCGGCTGGCCGGCTCCCTCACCGACGTGGCTGTGGAGACTCAGCGCCGCAAGCACCTGGCCTATCTCATTGCAGACCAGGGTCAGCTCCTGGGGACCGGCACCCTCACCAACCTCTCTCAG GTTGTTCGCCGCAGGACCCAGCGGAGGAAGTCCACCATCACTGCTCTGCTCTTCG GGGAGGATGACCTGGAGGCACTCAAGGCCAAGAACATCAAGCAGACGGAACTGGTGGCTGACCTCCGGGAAGCCATCCTGCGCGTGGCGCGTCACTTCCAGTGCGCAGACCCCAAAAACTGCAGCGTG GAGCTGACTCCAGACTATAGCATGGAGAGCCACCAGCGGGACCACGAGAACTACGTGGCATGTTCACGCGGCCACCGGCGCCGAGCCAAGGCCCTGCTGGACTTCGAGCGGCACGACGACGACGAGCTGGGCTTCCGCAAGAACGACATCATCACAGTGCGTGGGGGCGCTGGACTACAG ATCGTGTCTCAGAAGGACGAGCACTGCTGGGTGGGGGAGCTCAACGGCCTTCGAG GCTGGTTTCCAGCCAAGTTTGTGGAAGTCCTGGATGAGCGCAGCAAAGAG TATTCCATCGCGGGGGACGACTCAGTGACGGAGGGGGTCACAGACCTCGTGCGAGGGACCCTCTGCCCGGCCCTTAAGGCCCTGTTCGAACATGGACTGAAGAAGCCATCCCTGCTTGGGGGCGCCTGCCACCCCTGGCTGTTTATAGAGGAG GCTGCAGGCCGGGAGGTCGAGAGAGATTTTGCCTCCGTGTATTCCCGCCTGGTGCTCTGTAAGACCTTCAG GTTGGACGAAGATGGCAAGGTCCTGACCCCGGAGGAGCTGCTCTACCGG GCTGTGCAGTCTGTGAACGTGAGCCACGATGCAGTGCACGCACAAATGGATGTGAAGCTCCGCTCACTGATCTGCGTGGGGCTCAA TGAGCAGGTGCTGCACCTGTGGCTGGAGGTGCTCTGCTCCAGCCTGCCCACCGTGGAGAAGTGGTACCAGCCCTGGTCCTTCCTGCGCAGCCCGGGCTGGGTCCAGATCAAGTGTGAGCTCCG AGTCCTCTGCTGCTTTGCCTTCAGCCTCTCCCAGGACTGGGAACTCCCTGCGAAGAGAGAG GCGCAGCAGCCCCTGAAGGAGGGCGTCCGGGACATGCTGGTGAAGCACCATCTCTTCAGCTGGGATGTGGATGGGTGa
- the LOC105464400 gene encoding small G protein signaling modulator 3 isoform X6 has product MSGSHTPSACGPFSALTPSIWPQEILAKYTQKEESAEQPDFYYDEFGFRVYKEEGGEPGSSLLASSPLLEDAPQRLRWQAHLEFTHNHDVGDLTWDKIAVSLPRSEKLRSLVLAGIPHGMRPQLWMRLSGALQKKRNSELSYREIVKNSSNDETLAAKQGVTRSCCCGCQWLPDRLRRTCCAPCPATPASPAWAASGCPACAGCSGPWPGSTQRSATARALVAACLLLFLEEEDTFWMMCAIIEDLLPASYFSTTLLGVQTDQRVLRHLIVQYLPRLDKLLQEHDIELSLITLHWFLTAFASVVDIKLLLRIWDLFFYEGSRVLFQLTLGMLHLKEEELIQSENSASIFNTLSDIPSQMEDAELLLGVAMRLAGSLTDVAVETQRRKHLAYLIADQGQLLGTGTLTNLSQVVRRRTQRRKSTITALLFGEDDLEALKAKNIKQTELVADLREAILRVARHFQCADPKNCSVELTPDYSMESHQRDHENYVACSRGHRRRAKALLDFERHDDDELGFRKNDIITVRGGAGLQIVSQKDEHCWVGELNGLRGWFPAKFVEVLDERSKEYSIAGDDSVTEGVTDLVRGTLCPALKALFEHGLKKPSLLGGACHPWLFIEEAAGREVERDFASVYSRLVLCKTFRLDEDGKVLTPEELLYRAVQSVNVSHDAVHAQMDVKLRSLICVGLNPGWVQIKCELRVLCCFAFSLSQDWELPAKREVGGVGLVRPVLMELPKPFTGWLRWGHRVLVSVVRNHPSHAQGL; this is encoded by the exons AAGGTGGTGAGCCTGGCTCTAGTCTGCTGGCGAGCTCCCCGCTGCTGGAGGATGCTCCACAGAGGCTGCGGTGGCAGGCCCACCTGGAGTTCACCCATAACCACGATGTGGGGGATCTCACCTGGGACAAGATTGCAGTCTCTCTGCCCCGCTCTGAGAAGCTCCGTTCCCTGGTGCTGGCCGGCATCCCACATGGCATGAGGCCACAG CTATGGATGCGGCTCTCTGGGGCCCTGCAGAAGAAGAGGAACTCCGAGCTGTCCTACCGCGAGATTGTGAAGAACAGCTCCAATGATGAGACCCTTGCTGCCAAGCAG GGTGTCACAAGGTCTTGTTGTTGTGGGTGCCAATGGCTGCCGGACAGATTGAGAAGGACCTGCTGCGCACCATGCCCAGCAACGCCTGCTTCGCCAGCATGGGCAGCATCGGGGTGCCCCGCCTGCGCAGGGTGCTCCGGGCCCTGGCCTGGCTCTACCCAGAGATCGGCTACTGCCAGGGCACTG GTGGCTGCCTGCCTCCTGCtgttcctggaggaggaggacacCTTCTGGATGATGTGCGCCATCATCGAGGACCTGCTCCCCGCCTCCTACTTCAGCACCACCCTGCTGGGCGTCCAGACTGACCAGCGGGTCCTGCGCCACCTCATTGTCCAGTACCTGCCTCGCCTGGACAAGCTGCTCCAGGAGCATGACATCG AGCTGTCCCTGATCACACTGCACTGGTTCCTCACGGCCTTCGCCAGCGTGGTGGACATCAAGCTGCTTCTGCGCATCTGGGACCTGTTTTTCTATGAGGGCTCCCGGGTGCTGTTCCAGCTCACGCTGGGCATGCTGCACCTCAAG GAAGAAGAGCTGATCCAGTCAGAGAACTCAGCCTCCATCTTCAACACGCTATCGGATATCCCGTCGCAGATGGAGGACGCAGAGCTGCTTCTGGGGGTGGCCATGCGGCTGGCCGGCTCCCTCACCGACGTGGCTGTGGAGACTCAGCGCCGCAAGCACCTGGCCTATCTCATTGCAGACCAGGGTCAGCTCCTGGGGACCGGCACCCTCACCAACCTCTCTCAG GTTGTTCGCCGCAGGACCCAGCGGAGGAAGTCCACCATCACTGCTCTGCTCTTCG GGGAGGATGACCTGGAGGCACTCAAGGCCAAGAACATCAAGCAGACGGAACTGGTGGCTGACCTCCGGGAAGCCATCCTGCGCGTGGCGCGTCACTTCCAGTGCGCAGACCCCAAAAACTGCAGCGTG GAGCTGACTCCAGACTATAGCATGGAGAGCCACCAGCGGGACCACGAGAACTACGTGGCATGTTCACGCGGCCACCGGCGCCGAGCCAAGGCCCTGCTGGACTTCGAGCGGCACGACGACGACGAGCTGGGCTTCCGCAAGAACGACATCATCACAGTGCGTGGGGGCGCTGGACTACAG ATCGTGTCTCAGAAGGACGAGCACTGCTGGGTGGGGGAGCTCAACGGCCTTCGAG GCTGGTTTCCAGCCAAGTTTGTGGAAGTCCTGGATGAGCGCAGCAAAGAG TATTCCATCGCGGGGGACGACTCAGTGACGGAGGGGGTCACAGACCTCGTGCGAGGGACCCTCTGCCCGGCCCTTAAGGCCCTGTTCGAACATGGACTGAAGAAGCCATCCCTGCTTGGGGGCGCCTGCCACCCCTGGCTGTTTATAGAGGAG GCTGCAGGCCGGGAGGTCGAGAGAGATTTTGCCTCCGTGTATTCCCGCCTGGTGCTCTGTAAGACCTTCAG GTTGGACGAAGATGGCAAGGTCCTGACCCCGGAGGAGCTGCTCTACCGG GCTGTGCAGTCTGTGAACGTGAGCCACGATGCAGTGCACGCACAAATGGATGTGAAGCTCCGCTCACTGATCTGCGTGGGGCTCAA CCCGGGCTGGGTCCAGATCAAGTGTGAGCTCCG AGTCCTCTGCTGCTTTGCCTTCAGCCTCTCCCAGGACTGGGAACTCCCTGCGAAGAGAGAGGTGGGTGGTGTGGGCCTTGTAAGGCCTGTGCTGATGGAGCTGCCCAAACCGTTCAcagggtggctgaggtggggacacagagtgcTGGTGTCAGTGGTTAGGAACCACCCCAGCCACGCCCAAGGCCTGTGA
- the LOC105464400 gene encoding small G protein signaling modulator 3 isoform X5, which yields MSGSHTPSACGPFSALTPSIWPQEILAKYTQKEESAEQPDFYYDEFGFRVYKEEGGEPGSSLLASSPLLEDAPQRLRWQAHLEFTHNHDVGDLTWDKIAVSLPRSEKLRSLVLAGIPHGMRPQLWMRLSGALQKKRNSELSYREIVKNSSNDETLAAKQIEKDLLRTMPSNACFASMGSIGVPRLRRVLRALAWLYPEIGYCQGTGMVAACLLLFLEEEDTFWMMCAIIEDLLPASYFSTTLLGVQTDQRVLRHLIVQYLPRLDKLLQEHDIELSLITLHWFLTAFASVVDIKLLLRIWDLFFYEGSRVLFQLTLGMLHLKEEELIQSENSASIFNTLSDIPSQMEDAELLLGVAMRLAGSLTDVAVETQRRKHLAYLIADQGQLLGTGTLTNLSQVVRRRTQRRKSTITALLFGEDDLEALKAKNIKQTELVADLREAILRVARHFQCADPKNCSVELTPDYSMESHQRDHENYVACSRGHRRRAKALLDFERHDDDELGFRKNDIITIVSQKDEHCWVGELNGLRGWFPAKFVEVLDERSKEYSIAGDDSVTEGVTDLVRGTLCPALKALFEHGLKKPSLLGGACHPWLFIEEAAGREVERDFASVYSRLVLCKTFRLDEDGKVLTPEELLYRAVQSVNVSHDAVHAQMDVKLRSLICVGLNEQVLHLWLEVLCSSLPTVEKWYQPWSFLRSPGWVQIKCELRVLCCFAFSLSQDWELPAKREVGGVGLVRPVLMELPKPFTGWLRWGHRVLVSVVRNHPSHAQGL from the exons AAGGTGGTGAGCCTGGCTCTAGTCTGCTGGCGAGCTCCCCGCTGCTGGAGGATGCTCCACAGAGGCTGCGGTGGCAGGCCCACCTGGAGTTCACCCATAACCACGATGTGGGGGATCTCACCTGGGACAAGATTGCAGTCTCTCTGCCCCGCTCTGAGAAGCTCCGTTCCCTGGTGCTGGCCGGCATCCCACATGGCATGAGGCCACAG CTATGGATGCGGCTCTCTGGGGCCCTGCAGAAGAAGAGGAACTCCGAGCTGTCCTACCGCGAGATTGTGAAGAACAGCTCCAATGATGAGACCCTTGCTGCCAAGCAG ATTGAGAAGGACCTGCTGCGCACCATGCCCAGCAACGCCTGCTTCGCCAGCATGGGCAGCATCGGGGTGCCCCGCCTGCGCAGGGTGCTCCGGGCCCTGGCCTGGCTCTACCCAGAGATCGGCTACTGCCAGGGCACTGGTATG GTGGCTGCCTGCCTCCTGCtgttcctggaggaggaggacacCTTCTGGATGATGTGCGCCATCATCGAGGACCTGCTCCCCGCCTCCTACTTCAGCACCACCCTGCTGGGCGTCCAGACTGACCAGCGGGTCCTGCGCCACCTCATTGTCCAGTACCTGCCTCGCCTGGACAAGCTGCTCCAGGAGCATGACATCG AGCTGTCCCTGATCACACTGCACTGGTTCCTCACGGCCTTCGCCAGCGTGGTGGACATCAAGCTGCTTCTGCGCATCTGGGACCTGTTTTTCTATGAGGGCTCCCGGGTGCTGTTCCAGCTCACGCTGGGCATGCTGCACCTCAAG GAAGAAGAGCTGATCCAGTCAGAGAACTCAGCCTCCATCTTCAACACGCTATCGGATATCCCGTCGCAGATGGAGGACGCAGAGCTGCTTCTGGGGGTGGCCATGCGGCTGGCCGGCTCCCTCACCGACGTGGCTGTGGAGACTCAGCGCCGCAAGCACCTGGCCTATCTCATTGCAGACCAGGGTCAGCTCCTGGGGACCGGCACCCTCACCAACCTCTCTCAG GTTGTTCGCCGCAGGACCCAGCGGAGGAAGTCCACCATCACTGCTCTGCTCTTCG GGGAGGATGACCTGGAGGCACTCAAGGCCAAGAACATCAAGCAGACGGAACTGGTGGCTGACCTCCGGGAAGCCATCCTGCGCGTGGCGCGTCACTTCCAGTGCGCAGACCCCAAAAACTGCAGCGTG GAGCTGACTCCAGACTATAGCATGGAGAGCCACCAGCGGGACCACGAGAACTACGTGGCATGTTCACGCGGCCACCGGCGCCGAGCCAAGGCCCTGCTGGACTTCGAGCGGCACGACGACGACGAGCTGGGCTTCCGCAAGAACGACATCATCACA ATCGTGTCTCAGAAGGACGAGCACTGCTGGGTGGGGGAGCTCAACGGCCTTCGAG GCTGGTTTCCAGCCAAGTTTGTGGAAGTCCTGGATGAGCGCAGCAAAGAG TATTCCATCGCGGGGGACGACTCAGTGACGGAGGGGGTCACAGACCTCGTGCGAGGGACCCTCTGCCCGGCCCTTAAGGCCCTGTTCGAACATGGACTGAAGAAGCCATCCCTGCTTGGGGGCGCCTGCCACCCCTGGCTGTTTATAGAGGAG GCTGCAGGCCGGGAGGTCGAGAGAGATTTTGCCTCCGTGTATTCCCGCCTGGTGCTCTGTAAGACCTTCAG GTTGGACGAAGATGGCAAGGTCCTGACCCCGGAGGAGCTGCTCTACCGG GCTGTGCAGTCTGTGAACGTGAGCCACGATGCAGTGCACGCACAAATGGATGTGAAGCTCCGCTCACTGATCTGCGTGGGGCTCAA TGAGCAGGTGCTGCACCTGTGGCTGGAGGTGCTCTGCTCCAGCCTGCCCACCGTGGAGAAGTGGTACCAGCCCTGGTCCTTCCTGCGCAGCCCGGGCTGGGTCCAGATCAAGTGTGAGCTCCG AGTCCTCTGCTGCTTTGCCTTCAGCCTCTCCCAGGACTGGGAACTCCCTGCGAAGAGAGAGGTGGGTGGTGTGGGCCTTGTAAGGCCTGTGCTGATGGAGCTGCCCAAACCGTTCAcagggtggctgaggtggggacacagagtgcTGGTGTCAGTGGTTAGGAACCACCCCAGCCACGCCCAAGGCCTGTGA